Proteins from a single region of Streptomyces spectabilis:
- a CDS encoding aminoglycoside phosphotransferase family protein: MSTLHADEPRVDAVLVRRLIAQQFPQWAELPVEAVASGGTSNVMYRLGEDMVVRLPRRSGSVDEVAKEDVWLPRLAPSLPVPVPVLLGEGLPAEGYPWRWTVYRWIEGENPVVGRIAEPGALATALAEFVVALQGIDPADGPPSYRGESLKERDAETREALADLRGVIDTDAAAAAWEAALRAPERTGPPVWIHADLQPGNLLISRGRLSAVIDFECLGLGDPAVDLIVAWYVLPAGVRDAFRAALPLDDAAWARGRGWALSIALMELSYYRNKDPRMATVARHVVDEVLADAARTA, from the coding sequence ATGAGCACCCTGCACGCCGACGAGCCGCGCGTCGACGCCGTTCTCGTACGACGGCTGATCGCCCAGCAGTTCCCGCAGTGGGCGGAGCTGCCCGTCGAGGCGGTCGCATCGGGCGGTACGTCGAACGTGATGTACCGGCTCGGCGAGGACATGGTGGTGCGGCTGCCGCGCCGGTCGGGGTCCGTCGACGAGGTCGCCAAGGAGGACGTGTGGCTGCCGAGGCTCGCCCCGTCGCTCCCGGTGCCCGTGCCCGTCCTGCTGGGGGAGGGGCTCCCGGCCGAGGGGTACCCCTGGCGTTGGACCGTCTACCGCTGGATCGAGGGGGAGAACCCGGTCGTCGGCCGGATCGCCGAACCCGGCGCGCTCGCCACCGCGCTCGCAGAGTTCGTCGTGGCCCTGCAAGGGATCGACCCGGCTGACGGGCCGCCCTCGTACCGCGGCGAGTCGCTGAAGGAGAGGGACGCGGAGACCCGCGAGGCGCTCGCGGACCTGCGCGGCGTCATCGACACGGACGCGGCGGCCGCCGCGTGGGAGGCGGCCCTGCGCGCCCCCGAGCGGACCGGACCGCCGGTGTGGATCCACGCGGATCTGCAACCGGGGAACCTGCTGATCAGCCGGGGGCGGCTGAGCGCCGTCATCGACTTCGAGTGCCTGGGCCTCGGCGATCCCGCCGTCGACCTCATCGTGGCGTGGTACGTGCTGCCCGCCGGCGTGCGCGACGCCTTCCGGGCCGCGCTGCCGCTGGACGACGCCGCCTGGGCGCGGGGCCGCGGCTGGGCCCTGTCGATCGCGCTGATGGAGCTGAGCTACTACCGGAACAAGGACCCGAGGATGGCGACGGTCGCACGCCACGTCGTCGACGAGGTCCTCGCGGACGCGGCGCGCACCGCCTGA
- a CDS encoding class I SAM-dependent methyltransferase, whose amino-acid sequence MYQHLLGLEGIASLRSFTGELGEPRAAEEDAHHGPPDREFVAALLAGRGHHVIGVDSTPDMLARARDRVPGGAFLLGGLHQLPVTGDAVDLVVCSLARTRVPVLRPGFAEFARVLRPGGHLVLSDLHPERVARGVVPTTPSAAEPSPGPSAPVGPREPCSSGTSSRPLPAPEPTTPLLAGPSDAL is encoded by the coding sequence ATGTATCAGCATCTGCTGGGGCTTGAGGGCATCGCCTCGCTGCGGTCGTTCACAGGCGAGCTCGGGGAGCCCCGGGCGGCTGAGGAGGACGCCCACCACGGGCCCCCCGACCGGGAGTTCGTCGCGGCGCTCCTGGCCGGGCGCGGGCACCACGTCATCGGGGTGGACAGCACACCGGACATGCTGGCGCGGGCGCGCGACCGGGTGCCCGGCGGCGCGTTCCTCCTGGGCGGCCTTCACCAACTGCCGGTGACCGGCGACGCCGTGGACCTCGTCGTGTGCTCCCTGGCCCGGACGCGCGTGCCCGTTCTGCGGCCGGGCTTCGCGGAGTTCGCCCGGGTGCTGCGCCCCGGGGGCCATCTGGTGCTCTCCGACCTGCATCCGGAGCGGGTGGCGCGGGGCGTGGTGCCGACGACACCGTCCGCCGCCGAGCCGTCGCCCGGCCCATCGGCCCCGGTGGGGCCGCGGGAGCCCTGCTCCTCCGGCACTTCCAGCAGGCCCCTGCCCGCGCCCGAGCCCACAACTCCTCTACTGGCTGGACCATCTGATGCCCTGTGA
- the add gene encoding adenosine deaminase produces the protein MPCETPPAPRHELHCHLDGSVRPGTVAELARAQGVPLDGPVRELVTAPARCGSLGRFLTYIDVPLSVLQTPEALRRAARELVEDWRADHVVHGEVRFAPQLHGERGMTLDDAVRAVAEGLAEGRAATGVRTGLLLCCLRHQSPDDSLAVAEAAVRHRGEVAGLDLAGDERLHRARAHREAFDLAHGAGLPCTVHAGEAAGPESVWEAIDVLGARRIGHGVRCVGDPALLDRLRRDRLALEMCPTSNVQTGAVPGLAGHPATRLLAEGLAVTISTDTRTTSDTTLTAEFAALRRGAGWTAEQERLAQQHARDAVFAAVG, from the coding sequence ATGCCCTGTGAGACGCCTCCCGCCCCGCGCCACGAACTCCACTGCCACCTCGACGGCTCGGTCCGACCCGGCACGGTGGCCGAACTCGCCCGTGCGCAGGGGGTGCCGTTGGACGGGCCCGTGCGGGAGTTGGTGACCGCGCCCGCGCGCTGCGGCAGTCTGGGCCGGTTCCTCACCTACATCGACGTGCCCTTGTCCGTGCTCCAGACGCCCGAGGCGCTGCGGAGGGCCGCCCGCGAGCTGGTGGAGGACTGGCGGGCGGATCACGTCGTCCACGGCGAGGTCCGCTTCGCGCCGCAACTGCACGGCGAGCGGGGCATGACCCTGGACGACGCGGTACGCGCCGTCGCGGAGGGCCTTGCCGAAGGGCGCGCCGCGACCGGCGTGCGCACCGGTCTGCTGCTGTGCTGTCTAAGGCACCAGTCCCCCGACGACAGCCTCGCCGTCGCCGAGGCCGCCGTGCGGCACCGCGGCGAGGTCGCCGGTCTCGATCTCGCGGGCGACGAGCGGCTCCACCGGGCGCGCGCCCACCGCGAGGCCTTCGACCTCGCGCACGGGGCGGGCCTTCCGTGCACGGTCCACGCCGGGGAGGCCGCGGGGCCGGAGAGCGTGTGGGAGGCGATCGACGTGCTCGGTGCGCGCCGCATCGGCCACGGCGTGCGCTGCGTGGGCGACCCGGCGCTCCTGGACCGGCTCCGCCGCGACCGGCTCGCCCTGGAGATGTGCCCCACCAGCAACGTCCAGACCGGCGCCGTGCCCGGCCTGGCCGGGCACCCCGCCACCCGGTTGCTCGCCGAGGGTCTCGCCGTCACCATCAGCACCGACACCCGCACCACGTCGGACACGACGCTGACGGCCGAGTTCGCCGCGTTGCGCCGGGGCGCGGGGTGGACCGCCGAGCAGGAGCGCCTCGCCCAACAGCACGCCCGCGACGCGGTGTTCGCCGCTGTGGGCTAG
- a CDS encoding alpha/beta fold hydrolase gives MTGPTTGSLRVNGATLHYEVRGRGPLLLLIPGGAGGAAAFDGVADGLAADCTVATYDPRGISRSTLDDPDAEQRVAEHADDAYRILELLSPDEPARVFGSSSGAIAAVHLLSTHPDRVARLVAHEPPLVEVLPDAADHRALVARVQEAFHAEGLMAAMTVFAAGLTRGGSAAPAEGGAPQAPRLPPQAAARAERTMANLPYFVTRIVPPFMSHTPDVDRLRALSDRLVLAGGQDSRGELAYRPAALLAERLGTEMLHFPGGHTGLTTHPEEFGELLRKTFSA, from the coding sequence ATGACCGGACCGACCACCGGAAGCCTGCGCGTGAACGGCGCGACCCTGCACTACGAAGTGCGCGGCCGGGGCCCGCTCCTGCTGCTCATACCCGGAGGGGCGGGCGGCGCGGCCGCCTTCGACGGGGTCGCGGACGGCCTCGCCGCCGACTGCACGGTCGCCACCTACGACCCGCGCGGCATCTCCCGCAGCACGCTGGACGACCCCGACGCCGAACAGCGGGTGGCCGAGCACGCCGACGACGCGTACCGGATCCTTGAACTCCTCTCGCCCGACGAGCCCGCCCGCGTCTTCGGCTCCAGCTCGGGCGCGATCGCCGCCGTGCACCTGCTCAGCACCCACCCCGACCGCGTCGCACGCCTCGTGGCGCACGAGCCGCCGCTCGTGGAGGTCCTGCCCGACGCGGCCGACCACCGTGCCCTCGTCGCGCGCGTGCAGGAGGCGTTCCACGCCGAGGGGCTCATGGCGGCGATGACCGTGTTCGCCGCCGGGCTCACGCGGGGCGGGAGCGCCGCCCCGGCCGAGGGCGGTGCACCGCAGGCGCCCCGACTGCCGCCCCAGGCGGCGGCGCGGGCCGAGCGGACGATGGCCAACCTGCCGTACTTCGTCACGCGCATCGTGCCCCCGTTCATGTCCCACACCCCGGACGTCGACCGGCTGCGGGCGCTGTCGGACCGTCTCGTCCTCGCCGGCGGCCAGGACTCGCGTGGCGAGCTGGCCTACCGCCCGGCCGCTCTCCTGGCCGAGCGCCTCGGCACGGAGATGCTGCACTTCCCCGGCGGGCACACCGGCCTGACCACGCACCCGGAGGAGTTCGGCGAACTCCTCCGGAAGACGTTCAGCGCCTAG
- a CDS encoding TetR/AcrR family transcriptional regulator: protein MVRAGLTPESVTRAGAELADEVGLDRVTMSQVARRLGVKDASLYSHVRNLEDLRGRIALLAADEKTIRIAEATAGLSGKDALVAFADAWREYAHAHPGRYTATQTPIPIDPELAARAPGPRRAVELTYGMLRGYGLAEPDLTDAVRVLRSTFHGFVALEAAGGFAHRRPAQQSWVRALDALHALLEHWPPSREGDPR from the coding sequence ATGGTGCGGGCCGGACTGACACCGGAGTCGGTGACGAGGGCGGGCGCGGAGCTCGCGGACGAGGTCGGGCTCGACCGGGTGACGATGTCGCAGGTCGCGCGGCGGCTCGGGGTGAAGGACGCGAGCCTCTACTCGCACGTCCGCAACCTGGAGGACCTGCGCGGCCGCATCGCACTCCTCGCGGCGGACGAGAAGACCATCCGCATCGCGGAGGCGACCGCGGGGCTTTCCGGCAAGGACGCCCTTGTCGCGTTCGCCGACGCCTGGCGGGAGTACGCCCACGCCCACCCGGGCCGCTACACCGCGACACAGACCCCGATCCCCATCGACCCCGAACTCGCCGCCCGGGCCCCCGGGCCGCGGCGCGCGGTCGAGCTGACGTACGGCATGCTGCGCGGCTACGGCCTCGCCGAGCCCGATCTGACCGACGCGGTACGGGTGCTGCGCAGCACCTTCCACGGCTTCGTCGCCCTGGAGGCCGCGGGCGGGTTCGCGCACCGGCGCCCGGCGCAGCAGAGCTGGGTCCGCGCCCTCGACGCCCTGCACGCCCTCCTGGAGCACTGGCCCCCGTCCCGAGAAGGAGACCCCCGATGA
- a CDS encoding alkyl/aryl-sulfatase — MPQPVEVSSSVAEANRERAACAPPGADDFEDATRGHLAVPPLPAIPSRVPGGRPVWDFAGYAFLHRGDTPPPSVDPHLWRRSRLAAIAGLFLVARTPEHAIYQVRGYDLSHMTIVESTAGILVLDPLASHETAQHALRLYRETTGSRKSVIGVVYTHSGVDHFGGVRGLFDERGGEVPDIPVIAPDGFLEQVAGEHVHAGPAVARRAAYTYAAGLDKNPYAQAGSGPGLTRSTGEVTLIPPTVGVGAADHGPVERDQWSGEDAVPWRPGLYRQVVGGIRIVAQRTPRAAAPAAMNLYFPQLRALCMADGAPHTPLGGRVRDAHAWSRHLTETAQSFAGHTEVAFAAHHWPVWGEERITEFLSVQRDVYAYLNDQTLRLINGGGNGPEIAEELRLPAALADHWYTRGRHGPVSQDVTAVHQRHLGWFDGNPAHLWPYPQAEAGRRYVEVIGGPEAVVSAARKAYREGDPRWAAELLNHVIFGCPERSGPARRLQTKALSQLGYGAGDGAWRNLYLGGARELATGVARHARQETGDLVRNLSVEQYFAAVARRIDGPRAADEQRSPIVLRWRVTGTPERECTTTLRNGVLVHVPGRDLLAGTPQATITLSRAALDGLCLNGPDFRRNFTAAVERGEIALGSPDHLPCATTVFAYVTAPDPWRPLAAPPAPRQAPVPPRAGRNWS, encoded by the coding sequence ATGCCCCAGCCCGTCGAGGTGTCCTCGTCCGTCGCGGAAGCGAACCGCGAGAGGGCCGCGTGCGCCCCGCCCGGTGCGGACGACTTCGAGGACGCCACGCGCGGCCACTTGGCGGTCCCGCCCCTCCCCGCCATCCCGTCCCGCGTGCCCGGCGGCCGGCCGGTGTGGGACTTCGCGGGCTATGCGTTCCTGCACCGCGGCGACACACCTCCGCCCTCGGTCGACCCGCACCTGTGGCGCCGGAGCCGCCTCGCCGCCATCGCCGGTCTTTTCCTGGTGGCGCGTACGCCCGAGCACGCCATCTACCAGGTGCGCGGCTACGACCTCTCCCACATGACGATCGTCGAGAGCACCGCGGGGATCCTCGTGCTCGACCCGCTCGCCAGCCACGAGACCGCGCAGCACGCCCTCCGGCTCTACCGCGAGACCACCGGCAGCCGTAAGTCCGTCATCGGCGTCGTCTACACCCACAGCGGCGTCGACCACTTCGGAGGCGTACGCGGCCTCTTCGACGAGCGCGGCGGCGAGGTGCCCGACATCCCGGTCATCGCTCCGGACGGGTTCCTGGAGCAGGTGGCCGGGGAGCACGTGCACGCGGGCCCGGCCGTGGCGCGCCGGGCCGCGTACACGTACGCGGCGGGGCTCGACAAGAACCCGTACGCGCAAGCCGGTTCGGGGCCCGGTCTGACCCGCTCCACCGGAGAGGTGACGCTGATCCCGCCCACCGTCGGCGTGGGCGCCGCCGACCACGGGCCGGTGGAGCGCGACCAGTGGTCGGGCGAGGACGCCGTCCCCTGGCGGCCGGGCCTGTACCGGCAGGTCGTGGGCGGCATCCGGATCGTCGCCCAGCGCACCCCGCGCGCCGCGGCCCCGGCGGCGATGAACCTCTACTTCCCGCAGCTCAGGGCCCTGTGCATGGCGGACGGCGCCCCGCACACGCCGCTCGGCGGGCGGGTCCGCGACGCCCACGCCTGGTCGCGCCACCTGACCGAGACCGCGCAGAGCTTCGCCGGGCACACCGAGGTCGCCTTCGCCGCCCACCACTGGCCGGTGTGGGGCGAGGAGCGGATCACCGAGTTCCTGAGCGTCCAGCGGGACGTGTACGCGTACCTGAACGACCAGACGCTACGGCTGATCAACGGGGGCGGGAACGGCCCGGAGATCGCCGAGGAGCTGCGGCTCCCGGCCGCCCTCGCGGACCACTGGTACACGCGCGGCCGCCACGGCCCGGTCAGCCAGGACGTCACGGCCGTCCACCAGCGCCACCTGGGCTGGTTCGACGGCAACCCGGCGCATCTGTGGCCGTATCCGCAGGCCGAGGCGGGCCGCCGGTACGTGGAGGTGATCGGCGGGCCCGAAGCCGTGGTCAGCGCGGCGCGCAAGGCCTACCGGGAGGGCGATCCGCGCTGGGCCGCCGAGCTCCTGAACCACGTCATCTTCGGCTGCCCCGAGCGGAGCGGCCCCGCGAGACGGCTCCAGACCAAGGCGCTCAGCCAGCTCGGCTACGGCGCCGGGGACGGCGCCTGGCGCAACCTCTACCTCGGCGGCGCCCGCGAACTGGCCACAGGCGTCGCGCGCCACGCCCGCCAGGAGACCGGCGACCTGGTCAGGAACCTCAGCGTCGAGCAGTACTTCGCGGCGGTGGCCCGCAGGATCGACGGTCCCCGGGCCGCCGACGAACAGCGCTCCCCCATCGTCCTGCGCTGGCGCGTCACCGGCACCCCCGAGCGGGAGTGCACCACCACGCTGCGCAACGGCGTGCTGGTCCACGTCCCGGGCAGGGACCTCCTCGCGGGCACCCCGCAGGCGACGATCACGCTCTCCCGCGCCGCCCTCGACGGCTTGTGCCTGAACGGCCCGGACTTCCGGCGGAACTTCACCGCGGCCGTCGAACGGGGCGAGATCGCGCTCGGCTCGCCGGATCATCTCCCTTGCGCGACGACGGTGTTCGCGTACGTCACGGCCCCGGACCCCTGGCGCCCCCTCGCGGCACCGCCCGCGCCGCGTCAGGCCCCGGTGCCCCCGAGGGCGGGCAGGAACTGGTCGTAG
- a CDS encoding zinc-dependent alcohol dehydrogenase family protein, translated as MARTVRFHEYGGADVLRIEDVEVAAPGPGDVLIRVDAIGLNRAEVLFRGGHYIEGAREFPARLGAEAAGVVEAVGAGVTGFRVGDAVSVVPAFSMNDYAVYAERAIVPAAAVVHRPEGLDAIAGAAVWMPYLTAYGALVDVGGMRAGDTVVLTAASSSVGLAAIRTARRVGAVPIATTRTEAKKDALLKAGAAAVVVTEKEDVVERVRALTDGRGAEFVFDAVAGPGVADLAKVVAPGGTLFLYGALSGEVTPYPGFDLGMPALNIRTYTLHEVTTVPERLRRAEAFVASGLRTGAFEPVVDRTFPLEDIADAHRYLEAGRQVGKIVVTVGARTDDGDAAV; from the coding sequence ATGGCCAGGACGGTGCGGTTCCACGAGTACGGCGGCGCCGATGTGCTGCGGATCGAGGACGTGGAGGTGGCCGCGCCCGGCCCCGGTGACGTGCTGATCCGGGTGGACGCGATCGGGCTCAACCGCGCCGAGGTGCTGTTCCGCGGCGGCCACTACATCGAGGGGGCGCGGGAGTTCCCTGCGCGGCTCGGCGCGGAGGCCGCCGGTGTGGTCGAGGCCGTCGGCGCCGGGGTGACGGGGTTCCGCGTCGGCGACGCGGTCAGCGTGGTGCCCGCGTTCTCGATGAACGACTACGCCGTCTACGCCGAGCGCGCGATCGTCCCCGCCGCCGCGGTGGTGCACCGCCCCGAGGGCCTCGACGCGATCGCGGGCGCGGCGGTGTGGATGCCCTATCTGACGGCGTACGGAGCCCTGGTGGACGTCGGCGGGATGCGCGCGGGTGACACCGTCGTGCTGACCGCGGCCTCCAGCAGCGTGGGGCTCGCCGCGATCCGGACGGCCCGCCGGGTCGGGGCCGTGCCCATCGCCACCACGCGCACCGAAGCCAAGAAGGACGCGCTCCTCAAGGCGGGCGCGGCCGCGGTCGTCGTCACCGAGAAGGAGGACGTCGTCGAGCGGGTCCGCGCGCTGACGGACGGCAGGGGCGCCGAGTTCGTCTTCGACGCCGTCGCCGGTCCGGGGGTGGCGGACCTGGCGAAGGTCGTCGCCCCGGGCGGCACGCTCTTCCTGTACGGGGCGCTGAGCGGCGAGGTCACCCCGTACCCCGGCTTCGACCTCGGGATGCCCGCCCTGAACATCCGCACCTACACCCTGCACGAGGTCACCACCGTTCCCGAACGGCTGCGCCGCGCCGAGGCGTTCGTCGCCTCCGGCCTCAGGACGGGTGCGTTCGAGCCCGTGGTGGACCGCACCTTCCCGCTGGAGGACATCGCCGACGCGCACCGCTACCTGGAGGCGGGCCGGCAGGTGGGCAAGATCGTGGTGACGGTGGGGGCGCGCACGGACGACGGCGACGCCGCCGTCTAG
- a CDS encoding helix-turn-helix domain-containing protein has translation MVKNGQSPVLPISDIGYRNPHCPALGIDVRTLAEERAHAPDQGGTGPQRLDFHLLVLVTRGHGTHMVDFVGHACRPGTLLWIRPGQVHAHARERGLAARLVLFTPDFPPPLRIGRLLDDPFAPAHWRARGPDLDDLTRLTDLLGGAHDAYETGARDLGTDLLRHTLAALLLRIALLPEPEGEPAPVGPGELFGRFRAAVEEGFATERSVAVYAARLATTPKTLTRASLAATGRPAKAVIDARVALEAKRLLVHTDLSAAAVGRRLGFDEAANFGKFFQRTTGWTPGDFRAAPDGGSGRGG, from the coding sequence ATGGTCAAGAACGGACAATCCCCTGTGCTGCCGATCAGCGACATCGGCTACCGGAACCCGCACTGCCCGGCCCTCGGCATCGACGTGCGCACGCTCGCCGAGGAGCGCGCACACGCCCCCGACCAGGGCGGCACCGGACCGCAGCGCCTGGACTTCCACCTGCTCGTCCTGGTCACGCGGGGGCACGGCACCCACATGGTCGATTTCGTCGGCCACGCCTGTCGTCCCGGCACCCTGCTGTGGATCAGACCCGGCCAGGTCCACGCCCACGCCCGCGAGCGGGGTCTCGCCGCCCGCCTCGTGCTGTTCACGCCCGACTTCCCGCCGCCCCTGCGGATCGGGCGCCTCCTCGACGACCCCTTCGCCCCCGCGCACTGGCGCGCGCGGGGCCCGGACCTCGACGACCTCACGCGTCTCACCGATCTGCTGGGCGGCGCCCACGACGCGTACGAGACGGGGGCGCGCGACCTCGGCACCGATCTGCTGCGCCACACCCTGGCGGCGCTGCTCCTGCGGATCGCGCTGCTCCCGGAGCCGGAGGGGGAGCCCGCCCCGGTCGGCCCGGGCGAGCTGTTCGGCCGCTTCCGCGCGGCGGTGGAGGAGGGCTTCGCGACCGAGCGCTCGGTGGCGGTGTACGCCGCCCGCCTCGCCACCACGCCCAAGACGCTCACGCGGGCCAGCCTCGCCGCGACCGGGCGGCCCGCGAAGGCCGTCATCGACGCGCGCGTGGCTCTTGAGGCCAAGCGGCTCCTGGTCCACACCGACCTGAGCGCCGCCGCGGTCGGGCGCCGCCTCGGCTTCGACGAGGCGGCGAACTTCGGCAAGTTCTTCCAGCGGACGACCGGGTGGACGCCCGGCGACTTCCGGGCGGCACCCGACGGCGGGTCCGGGCGGGGCGGCTAG
- a CDS encoding sodium:proton exchanger yields MTLTPLSPAAPARAPAVRGRLLLAALGAAPAVVLRLSGAEPGPVVGLLVFGLGVLAAAVLLMWAAETARADISGALALALLAFIAVLPEYAVDLYFAYTGGSDPANAAYAAANMTGANRLLIGVGWPLVALAGYLAARRSGARPALAGTTLGAHRRVDIGFLAVAAVFAFVLPLTRQIAWYVPLLIIPWYGFYLWHVARSGPGDDEEFTGVPARLARLPRRGRRLTTTALFVAAAAVIFAAAEPFATSLISAGSSLGVDRFLLVQWVAPLATEAPELIVAVVFAWRLRADDGLGALLSSKVNQWTLLVGLLPVAYLAGGGGLGMPLVGRQVDEVALTAAQTVLAVVILLDLRFRLWEAATLFGLFVAQFLLPAESARLVLTYVYLGLAAALLVPRLRHVGPSLRAVGGR; encoded by the coding sequence ATGACCCTGACCCCGCTCTCCCCCGCCGCCCCTGCCCGGGCGCCCGCCGTGCGCGGTCGCCTCCTGCTGGCCGCCCTCGGCGCGGCCCCGGCCGTCGTGCTGCGGCTCAGCGGGGCCGAGCCCGGGCCCGTCGTGGGCCTGCTGGTCTTCGGCCTCGGCGTCCTCGCCGCCGCCGTCCTGCTGATGTGGGCCGCGGAGACCGCGCGCGCCGACATCTCCGGCGCGCTCGCCCTGGCGCTGCTCGCCTTCATCGCCGTCCTGCCGGAGTACGCCGTGGACCTGTACTTCGCGTACACCGGCGGCAGCGACCCCGCCAACGCCGCGTACGCGGCGGCGAACATGACCGGCGCCAACCGGCTCCTGATCGGCGTGGGCTGGCCCCTTGTCGCCCTCGCGGGCTATCTGGCCGCCCGCCGGAGCGGGGCCCGCCCGGCCCTCGCGGGCACCACGCTCGGCGCGCACCGGCGCGTGGACATCGGCTTCCTGGCCGTCGCCGCGGTGTTCGCCTTCGTCCTGCCGCTGACACGCCAGATCGCCTGGTACGTGCCGCTCCTGATCATCCCCTGGTACGGCTTCTACCTGTGGCACGTCGCCCGCTCGGGCCCCGGCGACGACGAGGAGTTCACCGGCGTGCCCGCGCGTCTGGCCCGGCTCCCCCGGCGCGGGCGCCGACTGACGACCACCGCGCTCTTCGTCGCGGCGGCCGCGGTGATCTTCGCCGCCGCCGAGCCCTTCGCCACCTCGCTGATCTCGGCGGGCAGTTCCCTGGGCGTCGACCGGTTCCTGCTGGTGCAGTGGGTCGCGCCGCTCGCCACCGAGGCGCCGGAGCTGATCGTGGCGGTCGTCTTCGCCTGGCGGCTGCGGGCCGACGACGGGCTCGGGGCGCTCCTTTCCAGCAAGGTCAACCAGTGGACGCTGCTCGTCGGGCTGCTGCCCGTCGCCTACCTCGCCGGAGGCGGCGGCCTCGGGATGCCGCTCGTCGGGCGCCAGGTGGACGAGGTCGCGCTGACGGCCGCGCAGACGGTGCTCGCCGTCGTGATCCTGCTGGACCTGCGCTTCCGCCTCTGGGAGGCGGCCACCCTCTTCGGCCTCTTCGTCGCCCAGTTCCTGCTGCCCGCGGAGAGCGCCCGCCTCGTCCTGACCTACGTCTACCTGGGCCTGGCCGCCGCGCTTCTCGTGCCGCGGCTGCGGCACGTGGGCCCGTCGCTGCGGGCCGTCGGCGGCCGGTGA
- a CDS encoding GNAT family N-acetyltransferase: MTITYEWRGDFDNAAVNALHAEGFGHRVLDIDWLGQVGRHSLGWVCARDGDALVGFVNVAWDGGVHAFILDTLVAAGRRRSGIGAGLVAEAARRARAARCEWLHVDFDDELRPFYFEACGFRPTPAGLIAL, encoded by the coding sequence ATGACGATCACGTACGAGTGGCGGGGCGACTTCGACAACGCGGCCGTCAACGCGCTGCACGCGGAGGGCTTCGGCCACCGCGTCCTGGACATCGACTGGCTCGGCCAGGTGGGCCGCCACAGCCTCGGCTGGGTCTGCGCGCGTGACGGCGACGCACTGGTGGGCTTCGTGAACGTGGCGTGGGACGGCGGTGTGCACGCGTTCATCCTGGACACGCTCGTCGCCGCCGGGCGGCGGCGCTCCGGGATCGGCGCCGGGCTCGTCGCCGAGGCCGCCCGGCGCGCCCGCGCGGCCCGCTGCGAGTGGCTGCACGTCGACTTCGACGACGAGCTGCGGCCGTTCTACTTCGAGGCCTGCGGATTCAGGCCCACCCCCGCGGGGCTCATCGCGCTCTGA
- a CDS encoding helix-turn-helix domain-containing protein → MTTANPSLEKLAEWLRAQRRAAGLTHRELAGRSAHAFSDTTFSRATTGTRIPRLPVVEAYARACGASVKHARSLWRAARYAEHRQRDPRAGVPRPDRVYDRDALIHALQQLYYKAGAMPMDEMEHRAGDHGELPHSTVRRMLAGKSMLDLQQLFAFLRVCDVTGGEWEQWRLAWLRAWRRCEVLRAAERLNRTLRASAHDHPGPHGHARPAEAPRRPARAPRPYPPVALAMPLFQPTAPALARSR, encoded by the coding sequence GTGACCACCGCCAACCCGAGCCTGGAGAAGCTGGCGGAGTGGCTGCGCGCACAGCGGCGCGCCGCCGGACTGACCCACCGGGAGCTGGCGGGACGCTCCGCCCACGCCTTCTCCGACACCACGTTCTCGCGGGCCACCACCGGGACCCGGATCCCCCGCTTGCCGGTGGTGGAGGCCTACGCGCGGGCCTGCGGCGCCTCGGTCAAGCACGCCCGGAGCCTGTGGCGGGCGGCGCGCTACGCCGAGCACCGGCAGCGCGACCCGCGCGCGGGCGTGCCGAGACCGGACCGCGTGTACGACAGGGACGCGCTGATCCACGCCCTGCAACAGCTGTACTACAAGGCCGGGGCGATGCCCATGGACGAGATGGAGCACCGCGCGGGGGACCACGGCGAACTGCCGCACAGCACGGTGCGCCGCATGCTGGCGGGCAAGTCCATGCTCGACCTCCAGCAGCTCTTCGCGTTCCTGCGCGTGTGCGACGTGACGGGCGGCGAGTGGGAGCAGTGGCGCCTCGCCTGGCTGCGCGCCTGGCGCCGCTGCGAGGTGCTGCGTGCCGCCGAGCGACTCAACCGCACCCTGCGGGCCTCCGCCCACGACCACCCGGGGCCGCACGGCCACGCCCGTCCCGCCGAAGCGCCGCGACGGCCCGCCCGGGCACCGCGCCCGTACCCGCCGGTGGCCCTCGCCATGCCGCTGTTCCAACCGACGGCGCCGGCGCTCGCGCGGTCCAGGTGA